The window AATATTTTACATTATAGTTTTACAGATTTCAGTCACCAAATCACGACGATCAATCAATTTTCAAGCATTGTCGCCTACACTCGTTATGCGAAGGGTGAAAGGTTTTCATTGATGAAAACCATCATAAAACCACTCGGAAAGTTTTTTGAAATTTATCTTTTTAAATTTGGGTTTTTAGATGGAATCCCTGGACTGTGGATTGCCCTTGCTTCCTCTTTTTCGACTTATTTAAAATACGCGAAATTGTATGAATTGGACCAATTGAAAATTCAACGTCCTTCCAATATACGAAAAGACTATGGCAAAAAATAATCCCAAAACCAAACAAGGTTTTTGGAGGAAACTCCTTTCCTTCCTGTCCATTCGATCAAACCAAAAGGTATTGGATTCGGAAAAAAAGAAAAAAGAACCAAAATCATTTGCCATAGAATGGGCAACTGCCTTTGACACTTGGAAAAAGAAACTACCCACGAAACAAATAAACTCAGGAATTGTCCTGGAAACCAAAAAGATTCGCTTAACAAAAACAAACGAAAAAGTCTTCCGCATCGAAGGTGATGATTTTTCCATTGTTCTTGTCACCGATAACCATCTATATAAAAATAAAGATGGGAAATGGGCGGGAGTTCTTTTTGTAGATGAAGGTTTACTCAATCAAAACCTTTCGAAAGACATTCGTAATTTGGATGATTTTTTAAACTTACAAGCCATTCCAAGGTCGGATTTATTTTTAGAATCGGAAGCACCAAAAGATGATTGGCGGATCGTCTTCTGTTGGGAACGATTCTGGCAAGAACAGCTATTGTTACAAATGTCCCCGAATTCAATGACACTTGTGATGCTTGCCATCGGCGAAGAGTGTAAGGAATTTTTTGAAAAGATAGCGACAGAAAGGCAAAAACGGCTTGTACGGGACGAATTGTTTTATCTGAACTTAGGACAGTCCAATAGCTCAAACCCACATTCCAAAACCAAATCGATTTTTGGATTCGGATCTGCTTTGAAAGAATTTGGACAGAAAATAAATCTCATACGGGAAAGAAGAGAGAAGGAATTAGAACATGGAGCATGATACATTAATCCAATCGCAAATTGAAGATTCCATTCGGGTAAAAGCACAACTTTTGCCGTCACTTTTGCCAAATATCAAAGCCGCAGGAAAGGTACTTGTGGATTCCTTAAAGGGCGATGGAATTTTATATTTTGCAGGGAATGGTGGGTCTAGTTGTGATGCATCTCACATTGCGGCAGAGCTTGTCATTCGATACAAATCAGGAAATGAGCGAAAGGCAATTCCTGCGATAGCACTGAACAGTGACCAGGCGGTTCTCACTGCTTGTGCCAATGATTATGGATATGAATTCCTTTTCCAAAGACAACTCCAAGCTTTCGGAAAATCCAAAGATGTTTTCATCGGACTCACAACTTCAGGGAACTCCAAGAATATCATTTTAGCAGTAGAAGAAGCCAAAAAAAATGGGATGAAGGTTGTTTTACTCCTTGGTGGAGATGGTGGAAAATTAAAAGGAAAAGCGGATGTGGAAATCATCATTCCATCCAGTGTCACAGCAAGGATCCAAGAGTCCCATATTTTGATCGGTCATATCCTTTGTAGCATCATTGAAAAGGAATTGTTTGGACTCGATTGATCGGCCGATCATCCAAATTCAAAATGCCACACTCCAAACACGAGAAGGGCATTTCATTTGGAAATCCATTGGACTTCAAGTCAAAAAAGGTAGCATTCATGGTGTCATTGGGGAATCAGGGTCGGGGAAATCCACACTGGCGATGGCATTATTTTCCATCATCCCAGAAGGCGCAAGGTTGACTTATGATCAGTTTTTGGTTTTGGGTGATGATGTGTTTTCAAAGAACGTTCCGAATCAAAAGAATGTCTTCCTTGTCCCTCAAAATCCTAATTTAGCCTTTCATCCCTACCGAACCATAGAGAGCCAAATCAAAGATTTTTTAAGGCTGTCTTCTTTATCCCATATCACCTTGGAAACTGTTTTTTCTTACTTTGATCAATTGAAGATCCCGCGAGGGCATTGGAAACAATTTGCAAAGAACCTTTCGGGAGGGGAAAAGCAGAGAATTTTACTCACTCTTGCTTTCCTACGCCATCCAAAAATTTTGATTTTAGATGAGCCAACCACGGGACTCGATGCGTTTTCTGAAAAAATTGTCCTAGAAACGGTTCAAAAATTAGCAAAATCGGGGATGACAGTTGTTTTTATTACACACGAACTGAGGATCGTCGCAAGTCTGGCTTCCGAAGTTACGATAATGAAAGAAGGGGAAGTCGTAGAATCGCTTCCAATTCGAAACCACCAATTGGAGCCTATTTCAGGATATGGAAAACAACTTAAGGAAGCCTCTCTTTTATTTTCGTAATTGGTTTTTCCTTTGGATTTGTTTTTTCACGTTTCCCATTTTTTCAGAGTCCCCCATATCATTACGATCCATCGATGTAAGTTCCTATCCAGAAGTAAAACTGCGGTTACACCTCAAGGGGAATTTGGATCTGAATGGGTATACCCTCTCGGAACAATTAGGAAGTACCGCACGTTTTTCCGAAGGATTCGGATTCACACGACTTGAAAAAAAGAACCCGCTGTATTTAACCATTTCTGTTCCGAGTTATTCCAATGCCGAAGACCGACGTTGGTTATTACAACTTACAAGCCAACTTGTGAAGATCTCAGAACAAAGTGGCGGATTTTCAAAACTCCACATCCAATCCGATGATTCTTTTCATGTCTTCGAAAGGATTCGATCCCAAGTTTTGGATGTTTCCTTTCCTTATCCAAAAGAAAAAATCCCTCAGTTCCCGATTCGCAATTGGGAACAATTGTTACAATCAATTCCAGGAAATGAAACTAAGGAGGACCATATCTTACTCCTTGTTAGTTTTTCAAATGAATGGCCAGATCGTTTTGAGATCCCTGAGTTTGCCAAACGGATTCGGGAAAAAGGACTGAAACTCATTGTACTTTCTCCAAGTTCATTAGAAGCAAATAAACTCGTCAGTTATGCGAATGGAGATTTTTATCCCATATCCAAACAGGAAAGTTTTGAGTCCTTATTTATGGATCTGAAAGAAACCGTCAGTCCAGATTGGGAAATCAAGTACATCTCTCCTTGGCAACTATCTGTATGGAAAGAAAACGAAGTGATGGGATCGTTTACCTCGGTTTCTACTGGAGTGCAATTTGAATTTTTATACCAAATCACGCCGTACCAAACCCTATATTTAAAAGTCTCCGATCCATTTGTGTTTTTTCCCGTAAGTTTATTTTTTATTTTATTGTGTATTGCCTCTCTTTATTATTTGCGAGGATTTGAATCACCAAATCCAAGTCATGCGAAACAAAAAACCTTAACTCCAATCTCCAATGTGGAAAACTTGGAAAGACAGGATGAGTTGGAAGTGTATGACAGAATGTATGGGGAAACCTTAGAAAAGGCAGCTCGGGACCGAGAAATCGCACTTGTCACTAAGGAAAAGGAAAATTTACCAGGGACTTCCTATACCTATGCGGTAATCCAAGTGAGAGAAGGAAACCAATTATACGAACCAATTCCTTTGCAGTGGTCGGAAATGACCATTGGTAATTTTGAGTCCAACCACATAGTCCTCCACGATCCAAGTGTATCTGGTTTACATGCGAAGATAAAAAATCGCAAAGGGAAATTTATATTGTTTGATTGTGTTTCTGAGGCAGGTGTATACTTGAACGGCAGAAAATTATTACGCCCCAAAGTGTTACATAATTTAGACGAAATCCAATTAGGAAAAACCTTTCTTACGTTCCGAGGGAGATACTGACATGTTAGAAAAAAAGATTTTTTTAAAAGTAACGTCTCTCCTATTTGTCCTTCAAATTGGTCTCATCCTTTCATTTTGTTCAGGAGAAACTTCTAATAATGATGCTGCCACTTCCTTGTTTCTGGCGAAGGAAACGGGAGAAAACGGATGTACCGTGGCAGGCCTCGGGTCCCAACTCAAAGCCGGTTATACGGGAATCACGACGAGCTCACAATCAGTTTCCTTTTTACTTGCGGGAGATACGTATTATGCAGTGATGCAAATCAAAGGGGCACAAATTGCAACGAGAGTTGTACTCTCTCGAGTGGCAAAGGTTGCCGTTTACACATCAACAAGTTGTCCTTTGGAATTGAACATTGCACCACTGGCCAAAGAAGGAACTGAATACACAAAAACCGATTCTGGCCAAACCATCATTAGTTTTGCGAAAGCTGGTAGTTACTTACTTTATGTGCACCAAAAAGAAAGTGGGACAAGTAACCCACTTTCTGTCCTAACGGATGGGACAGCGGTCCAAACAGTGTCTGATTCAGATTTATCGGATTTGTTGAATGGTGGATCCACCAAAACCTTTAAGTTTGCCTGTGTTGTT of the Leptospira biflexa serovar Patoc strain 'Patoc 1 (Paris)' genome contains:
- a CDS encoding D-sedoheptulose 7-phosphate isomerase, whose translation is MEHDTLIQSQIEDSIRVKAQLLPSLLPNIKAAGKVLVDSLKGDGILYFAGNGGSSCDASHIAAELVIRYKSGNERKAIPAIALNSDQAVLTACANDYGYEFLFQRQLQAFGKSKDVFIGLTTSGNSKNIILAVEEAKKNGMKVVLLLGGDGGKLKGKADVEIIIPSSVTARIQESHILIGHILCSIIEKELFGLD
- a CDS encoding FHA domain-containing protein, yielding MENNLRKPLFYFRNWFFLWICFFTFPIFSESPISLRSIDVSSYPEVKLRLHLKGNLDLNGYTLSEQLGSTARFSEGFGFTRLEKKNPLYLTISVPSYSNAEDRRWLLQLTSQLVKISEQSGGFSKLHIQSDDSFHVFERIRSQVLDVSFPYPKEKIPQFPIRNWEQLLQSIPGNETKEDHILLLVSFSNEWPDRFEIPEFAKRIREKGLKLIVLSPSSLEANKLVSYANGDFYPISKQESFESLFMDLKETVSPDWEIKYISPWQLSVWKENEVMGSFTSVSTGVQFEFLYQITPYQTLYLKVSDPFVFFPVSLFFILLCIASLYYLRGFESPNPSHAKQKTLTPISNVENLERQDELEVYDRMYGETLEKAARDREIALVTKEKENLPGTSYTYAVIQVREGNQLYEPIPLQWSEMTIGNFESNHIVLHDPSVSGLHAKIKNRKGKFILFDCVSEAGVYLNGRKLLRPKVLHNLDEIQLGKTFLTFRGRY
- a CDS encoding LBBP_01157 family protein, which produces MAKNNPKTKQGFWRKLLSFLSIRSNQKVLDSEKKKKEPKSFAIEWATAFDTWKKKLPTKQINSGIVLETKKIRLTKTNEKVFRIEGDDFSIVLVTDNHLYKNKDGKWAGVLFVDEGLLNQNLSKDIRNLDDFLNLQAIPRSDLFLESEAPKDDWRIVFCWERFWQEQLLLQMSPNSMTLVMLAIGEECKEFFEKIATERQKRLVRDELFYLNLGQSNSSNPHSKTKSIFGFGSALKEFGQKINLIRERREKELEHGA
- a CDS encoding ATP-binding cassette domain-containing protein; its protein translation is MDSIDRPIIQIQNATLQTREGHFIWKSIGLQVKKGSIHGVIGESGSGKSTLAMALFSIIPEGARLTYDQFLVLGDDVFSKNVPNQKNVFLVPQNPNLAFHPYRTIESQIKDFLRLSSLSHITLETVFSYFDQLKIPRGHWKQFAKNLSGGEKQRILLTLAFLRHPKILILDEPTTGLDAFSEKIVLETVQKLAKSGMTVVFITHELRIVASLASEVTIMKEGEVVESLPIRNHQLEPISGYGKQLKEASLLFS